The following coding sequences are from one Geothrix sp. window:
- a CDS encoding bifunctional metallophosphatase/5'-nucleotidase, whose translation MKRRDFLASLGAATLASRVSLKAGDEGPASGRITLLHTNDTHSRIEPFGPGNGAISGLGGMARRATLVKQLRQQLGPVLLLDAGDTFQGTPYFNRYKGRLDYQLMRMVGYDAGTLGNHDFDNGVGMLVEAMESMEQLKHANPPFAFLNCNFDCKGAPALGGRVRPYLVREFPGIKVGLTGVGVAFAGLVAPKNHEGIEWKDPYASLKPVVKRLREVEKVDLVVVLSHLGYNLNGSAPDDLRMPGEVAGIDAIIGGHSHTFLEAPTRVSQAQGETLIFQVGFGGVNLGRMDFAVTRGTVRAASGAAMPVAG comes from the coding sequence ATGAAACGCCGCGACTTTCTCGCCTCCCTCGGCGCCGCCACCCTCGCCAGCCGGGTCTCGCTGAAGGCCGGGGATGAGGGGCCCGCCTCGGGCCGCATCACCCTCCTGCACACCAACGACACCCACTCCCGCATCGAGCCTTTCGGTCCCGGCAACGGGGCCATCAGCGGCCTGGGCGGCATGGCCCGCCGCGCGACCCTGGTGAAGCAGCTGCGCCAGCAGCTGGGCCCGGTGCTGCTGCTGGACGCGGGCGATACCTTCCAGGGCACGCCCTACTTCAACCGCTACAAGGGCCGCCTGGACTACCAGCTCATGCGCATGGTGGGCTACGATGCGGGCACCCTGGGCAACCATGACTTCGACAATGGCGTGGGCATGCTGGTGGAGGCCATGGAGTCCATGGAGCAGCTCAAGCATGCGAACCCGCCCTTCGCCTTTCTGAACTGCAACTTCGACTGCAAGGGCGCCCCGGCCCTGGGCGGGCGGGTCCGCCCCTACCTGGTCCGGGAGTTCCCGGGTATCAAGGTGGGCCTCACGGGCGTGGGCGTGGCCTTCGCGGGCCTGGTGGCACCCAAGAACCACGAGGGGATCGAGTGGAAGGATCCCTATGCGAGCCTGAAACCCGTGGTAAAGCGCCTGCGCGAGGTGGAGAAGGTGGACTTGGTGGTGGTGCTGTCCCACCTGGGCTACAACCTGAACGGCAGCGCCCCGGACGACCTGCGGATGCCCGGCGAGGTGGCGGGCATCGATGCCATCATCGGCGGCCACAGCCACACCTTCCTTGAGGCCCCGACCAGGGTGTCCCAGGCCCAGGGCGAGACCCTCATCTTCCAGGTGGGCTTCGGGGGCGTGAACCTGGGCCGCATGGACTTCGCGGTCACCCGCGGCACAGTCCGCGCAGCCTCGGGAGCTGCCATGCCGGTGGCGGGATAA
- a CDS encoding 5'-nucleotidase C-terminal domain-containing protein, with amino-acid sequence MPKPCSALLCSFFALGLAAQTPVRKAEVIPVAATIPEDEAIQKVIAPLAAEIKATFDLPLVPAPLGVFRGRRGEENLLGYWVSDVMRKAAQGVVGSPVRFAITNAGGLRGNLRPGQLKVADIFEVMPFENELVVIELTGAEIIQVVKEGIVRRGGEPSSGVKAVVGGTPEAVTYTITWEDGSPIDPAATVKVATSDYLYGGGDSIPTLKKGRKPFTTGLTLRQMLLDECSFLAKAKKELLPPPPGRLTIPVPIQEAIRDKKLKL; translated from the coding sequence ATGCCGAAGCCCTGTAGCGCCCTGCTCTGCTCCTTTTTTGCACTGGGTCTGGCGGCCCAGACGCCGGTCCGCAAGGCCGAGGTCATCCCGGTGGCCGCCACCATCCCCGAGGACGAGGCCATCCAGAAGGTCATCGCGCCCCTGGCGGCCGAGATCAAGGCCACCTTCGACCTGCCCCTGGTGCCGGCGCCGCTGGGGGTCTTCCGGGGCCGCCGCGGTGAGGAGAACCTGCTGGGCTACTGGGTGTCGGACGTGATGCGCAAGGCCGCCCAGGGCGTGGTGGGCAGTCCGGTGCGCTTCGCCATCACCAATGCCGGCGGCCTGCGGGGCAACCTGCGGCCGGGCCAGCTGAAGGTGGCCGACATCTTCGAGGTGATGCCCTTCGAGAACGAGCTGGTGGTGATCGAGCTGACTGGGGCCGAAATCATCCAGGTCGTGAAGGAGGGCATCGTGCGCCGCGGCGGCGAACCCTCCTCCGGCGTGAAGGCCGTGGTGGGGGGCACCCCAGAGGCCGTGACCTACACCATCACCTGGGAGGATGGTTCCCCCATCGACCCCGCGGCCACGGTGAAGGTGGCCACCTCGGACTACCTCTACGGCGGCGGGGATTCCATCCCCACCCTGAAGAAGGGCCGCAAGCCCTTCACCACCGGCCTGACCCTGCGCCAGATGCTGCTGGATGAATGTTCCTTCCTCGCGAAAGCAAAAAAGGAGCTGCTCCCGCCCCCGCCGGGCCGACTCACCATCCCGGTGCCGATCCAGGAAGCCATCCGCGACAAGAAGCTGAAGCTGTAG
- a CDS encoding anthranilate synthase component I family protein, producing the protein MSEQTKSQPPMNLIRHPLPADLLTPLAAYLALRSSGASLLLESCDQGERVGRHSFVLIEGASECRLPAPANGWAEAIRTLAGATPTETLHDPAATLPVLREVLPVGVGCAGYLGFEAMGAMEPSLQLPAKNSLGLPGLWVRRFDTALVFDHLHQVAELQTLAAVPEAGFKRLAALKARLLEGAQDPGPGGAEPSAQAQMTREAYEGAVAAAQELILDGDIYQLVPSQRFRIEDPPLPLEAYRRLRRLNPSPYGYLLEWGDFALVGASPEMLVRVQDGEAETLPIAGTVPRGASAEEDARRFEALKRDPKELAEHQMLVDLARNDLGRVAVPGGVRVELPLALQRTSHVLHLTTTVRAKLKAGVDALDVLAAAFPAGTVSGAPKLRACQRIAELEREQRGPYGGVLLRLGADGVLDTALILRTAVYAGGAAHIQAGAGVVRASRPEAEYFETLHKLGAIAQALGVKLEGGAR; encoded by the coding sequence ATGTCTGAGCAAACCAAGTCCCAGCCACCCATGAACCTCATCCGGCACCCTCTTCCCGCGGACCTGCTGACGCCCCTCGCGGCCTACCTCGCGCTGCGGTCCTCGGGGGCGAGCCTCCTGTTGGAATCCTGCGACCAGGGCGAGCGCGTCGGCCGCCACAGTTTCGTGCTCATCGAGGGGGCCAGTGAATGCCGCCTGCCCGCGCCGGCCAACGGCTGGGCCGAGGCCATCCGGACCCTGGCGGGCGCGACGCCCACCGAGACCCTCCACGATCCGGCCGCCACGCTGCCCGTGCTGCGGGAGGTGCTCCCGGTGGGCGTGGGCTGTGCGGGCTATCTCGGCTTCGAGGCCATGGGGGCCATGGAGCCCAGCCTCCAGCTCCCCGCCAAGAACAGCCTCGGTCTGCCGGGTCTATGGGTGCGCCGCTTCGACACGGCCCTGGTCTTCGACCACCTGCACCAGGTGGCGGAATTGCAGACCCTGGCCGCGGTTCCCGAAGCCGGCTTCAAGCGCCTGGCGGCCCTGAAGGCTCGCCTCCTGGAGGGGGCCCAGGATCCCGGCCCCGGTGGCGCGGAGCCCAGCGCCCAGGCCCAGATGACGCGCGAAGCCTACGAGGGCGCCGTGGCTGCGGCCCAGGAGCTGATCCTCGACGGCGACATCTACCAGCTGGTGCCCAGCCAGCGCTTCCGCATCGAGGACCCGCCCCTGCCGCTGGAGGCCTACCGCCGCCTGCGCCGCCTCAACCCGAGCCCCTACGGCTACCTGCTCGAGTGGGGGGACTTCGCCCTGGTGGGCGCCTCGCCGGAGATGCTGGTGCGGGTCCAGGATGGCGAGGCGGAGACCCTGCCCATCGCCGGCACCGTGCCCCGGGGCGCCAGTGCCGAGGAGGACGCCCGGCGCTTCGAGGCCTTGAAGCGTGATCCCAAGGAGCTGGCCGAGCACCAGATGCTGGTGGACCTGGCCCGCAACGACCTGGGTCGGGTGGCGGTGCCCGGCGGCGTGCGCGTGGAGCTGCCCCTGGCTCTCCAGCGCACCAGCCACGTGCTGCACCTGACCACCACGGTGCGGGCAAAGCTGAAGGCGGGCGTGGATGCCCTGGACGTGCTGGCGGCCGCCTTTCCGGCGGGAACCGTCAGCGGCGCACCCAAGCTCCGGGCCTGCCAGCGCATCGCCGAGCTGGAGAGGGAGCAGCGCGGTCCCTACGGCGGCGTGCTGCTGCGGCTGGGTGCCGATGGCGTGCTCGACACGGCGCTCATCCTGCGCACGGCGGTCTATGCGGGCGGCGCCGCCCACATCCAGGCCGGAGCCGGCGTGGTGCGGGCCTCAAGGCCCGAGGCGGAGTATTTTGAGACCCTGCACAAGCTCGGCGCCATCGCCCAGGCCCTGGGCGTGAAGCTGGAAGGGGGTGCCCGGTGA
- a CDS encoding anthranilate synthase component II, with protein sequence MILLIDALDSFTYNLVQAFETLGAEVRVIRHDVISLEEAQALRPEAVVLSPGPGHPTESPAHMALAASDWGVPLLGVCLGHQALAAATGGRVIRAIEPLHGEATALEHDGTGLFKDLPAGLPVGRYHSLIAEPSTLPACWRVTGRSPGGEIMAMAHRQLPRWGVQFHPESILTPDGPAMLANFLRLAKESR encoded by the coding sequence GTGATATTGCTCATCGATGCCCTCGATTCCTTCACCTACAACCTCGTCCAGGCCTTCGAGACCCTGGGCGCCGAGGTGCGCGTGATCCGCCACGATGTCATCTCCCTGGAGGAGGCGCAGGCGCTGCGGCCCGAGGCCGTGGTGCTGTCGCCGGGGCCCGGCCACCCCACGGAAAGCCCCGCCCACATGGCCCTGGCCGCTTCGGACTGGGGGGTGCCCCTGCTGGGCGTCTGCCTCGGGCACCAGGCCCTGGCCGCCGCCACCGGGGGCCGGGTCATCCGCGCCATCGAGCCTCTGCATGGCGAGGCCACGGCCCTGGAGCACGACGGCACGGGCCTGTTCAAGGATCTGCCTGCGGGCCTGCCCGTGGGCCGCTACCACAGCCTCATCGCCGAGCCTTCCACGCTGCCCGCCTGCTGGCGCGTCACCGGGCGCAGCCCCGGGGGCGAGATCATGGCCATGGCCCATCGGCAGCTGCCCCGCTGGGGCGTGCAGTTCCATCCCGAAAGCATCCTCACGCCGGACGGTCCGGCCATGCTCGCGAACTTCCTCCGCCTGGCCAAGGAATCCCGATGA
- the trpD gene encoding anthranilate phosphoribosyltransferase → MTLLTTHNPIRPLPEATASELMRIFIDQDTDALLVGACLALLAQRVPEAHELAAFADALSAVAVPFPTVPDGAIDVVGTGGDGASTANLSTLSALLLPRFGVPVVKHGNRAATGVCGSADLMEALGYDLSRPISDLEKDLATRHFAFLFAPAYHPLLGRLREIRKRLGIPTIFNLLGPLLNPGQPPLQLLGVAREELLAPMAGALERRTSLRRAFVIHGKDAEGKGLDEASIEGPTLILAVVEGRVGASQVLVPRELGLAAPPRNALRVVDRAEALAVARGLFAGAAHADFRPAVADAVALQAALGLHLHRQAGLEGLADTLRETRAQIDRGFPPPFAAPEVQP, encoded by the coding sequence ATGACGCTCCTCACGACCCACAATCCCATCCGTCCCCTGCCCGAGGCCACGGCCTCGGAGCTCATGCGCATCTTCATCGACCAGGACACGGACGCCCTCCTGGTGGGCGCCTGCCTGGCCCTGCTGGCCCAGCGCGTGCCCGAGGCCCACGAGCTGGCCGCCTTCGCCGATGCGCTCTCGGCGGTGGCCGTGCCCTTCCCGACCGTGCCCGATGGCGCCATCGATGTGGTCGGGACGGGTGGCGATGGCGCCTCCACCGCCAACCTCAGCACCCTGTCGGCCCTGCTGCTGCCCCGTTTCGGCGTGCCCGTGGTTAAGCACGGCAACCGCGCCGCCACCGGCGTCTGCGGCAGCGCCGACCTCATGGAGGCGCTGGGCTACGACCTCTCCCGGCCCATCTCCGACCTTGAGAAGGATTTGGCCACCCGCCACTTCGCCTTCCTCTTCGCCCCGGCCTATCATCCGCTGCTGGGTCGTCTGCGGGAGATCCGCAAGCGCCTGGGCATCCCCACCATCTTCAACCTGCTGGGTCCCCTCCTGAACCCCGGCCAGCCCCCGCTGCAGCTGCTGGGCGTGGCCCGGGAGGAGCTGCTGGCGCCCATGGCCGGCGCCCTGGAGCGCCGCACGAGCCTGCGCCGGGCCTTCGTCATCCACGGCAAGGACGCGGAAGGGAAGGGGTTGGACGAGGCCTCCATCGAGGGACCCACCTTGATCCTGGCGGTGGTCGAGGGGCGCGTGGGAGCGTCCCAGGTGCTGGTGCCACGGGAGCTTGGCCTCGCAGCACCACCACGGAATGCCCTGCGGGTGGTGGATCGGGCGGAGGCGCTCGCCGTGGCCAGGGGCCTCTTCGCGGGCGCCGCCCACGCGGACTTCCGCCCCGCCGTGGCCGATGCGGTGGCCCTCCAGGCCGCTCTGGGCCTCCACCTGCACCGGCAGGCGGGGCTGGAAGGACTGGCCGACACGCTCAGAGAGACCCGGGCCCAGATCGACCGGGGCTTCCCGCCGCCCTTCGCCGCCCCGGAGGTGCAGCCATGA
- a CDS encoding indole-3-glycerol-phosphate synthase, whose product MSGLPDPASLVHGTGLGSRSHLQRVLVSELARLATLGDPAAPRRARLVEPGPFEAALRREARERGGAVIAEFKQASPSLGPFAMGTPLLAQLRAYREGGAAAFSILAEPAYFKGSVDHLKAASELKQPRLYKGFVIAEAQLAEAETSGAEAVLLIARVLKEHTAAFAGAARARGLEPLVELHDMTEVGFAQAAEARLVGINARDLSTFNLGVPTAEPLRRVFPEAVLIRESGLATPEDARAALRAGFDAVLIGEALMRSPDPRDFLSRILAGLR is encoded by the coding sequence ATGAGCGGGCTGCCGGATCCGGCCAGCCTCGTCCATGGGACCGGCCTGGGGTCGCGCTCCCACCTGCAGCGGGTGCTGGTCTCGGAGCTGGCCCGACTGGCCACGCTGGGTGATCCCGCCGCGCCGAGGCGCGCCCGACTGGTCGAGCCCGGCCCCTTCGAGGCAGCGCTGCGGCGCGAGGCCCGGGAGCGCGGCGGCGCGGTCATCGCCGAGTTCAAGCAGGCCTCGCCCTCGCTGGGGCCCTTCGCCATGGGCACGCCCCTGCTGGCGCAGCTCCGGGCCTACCGCGAAGGGGGCGCCGCTGCCTTCTCGATCCTGGCGGAGCCGGCCTATTTCAAGGGCTCGGTGGACCACCTCAAGGCCGCCTCGGAGCTGAAGCAGCCCCGGCTCTACAAGGGCTTCGTGATCGCCGAGGCCCAGCTGGCCGAAGCGGAAACCAGTGGCGCCGAGGCGGTGCTGCTCATCGCCCGGGTGCTGAAGGAACACACCGCGGCTTTCGCCGGGGCGGCGCGGGCGCGGGGCCTCGAACCCCTCGTGGAACTGCACGACATGACCGAGGTGGGCTTTGCCCAGGCCGCCGAGGCCCGCCTGGTGGGCATCAACGCGCGGGACCTCTCCACCTTCAACCTCGGCGTGCCCACCGCGGAGCCGCTGCGGCGGGTCTTTCCCGAGGCGGTGCTGATCCGGGAATCCGGCCTGGCCACGCCCGAGGATGCCCGGGCGGCCCTGCGGGCGGGCTTCGATGCCGTCCTCATCGGCGAAGCCCTCATGCGCAGTCCCGATCCCCGCGACTTCCTCAGCCGCATCCTGGCGGGCCTGCGATGA
- a CDS encoding phosphoribosylanthranilate isomerase, translating into MSALAKVCGLVRPEDAAFAAGQGADLLGFVFHEPSPRNCADLTVAAPHLDRAVLVMVAQHAEAILATARRHGFQKVQPYLPAVAREAGVRLLREAGLQVLLPWPDELDQAPVSADLYLWESSPQVTGVAGGSGMGHAMAHPPPGPFLLAGGLDATNLRERVQGLPAPVRKRFLGVDAASRLEASPGEKDPSKVSAFILAAHALEHP; encoded by the coding sequence ATGAGCGCCCTCGCCAAGGTCTGCGGTCTGGTGCGCCCCGAGGATGCGGCCTTCGCCGCGGGGCAGGGGGCCGACCTGCTGGGCTTCGTGTTCCATGAGCCCAGCCCCCGTAACTGCGCCGATCTGACCGTGGCCGCGCCCCATCTGGACCGCGCGGTGCTGGTGATGGTGGCGCAGCATGCTGAAGCGATCCTCGCCACGGCCCGGCGTCACGGCTTTCAGAAGGTCCAGCCCTACCTTCCCGCGGTCGCCCGGGAAGCCGGCGTCCGCCTGCTGCGTGAGGCGGGCCTCCAGGTCCTGCTGCCCTGGCCCGATGAACTGGACCAGGCCCCCGTGTCGGCGGATCTCTACCTCTGGGAGTCCAGCCCCCAGGTCACCGGCGTGGCCGGCGGCTCCGGGATGGGCCATGCCATGGCCCATCCCCCGCCGGGGCCCTTCCTGCTGGCCGGTGGACTCGACGCCACGAACCTGCGGGAGCGGGTGCAGGGCCTGCCGGCGCCGGTGCGCAAACGCTTCCTCGGCGTGGACGCTGCCAGCCGCCTCGAGGCTTCGCCGGGCGAGAAGGACCCCTC